A part of Scophthalmus maximus strain ysfricsl-2021 chromosome 20, ASM2237912v1, whole genome shotgun sequence genomic DNA contains:
- the LOC118285586 gene encoding glycolipid transfer protein isoform X1 — MSLLLDNPFQELPPDRAVDTDLFLETVSHIPSFFDCLGSTVFSVIKSDINGNITKIRAVYLKDPAKYVTLQAIVEAERDAHGAQWPKVGATLALMWLKRGLRFIQILLQSLADGERDENNPNLIRVNITKAYEQALKKYHGWIVQKIFRTALLAAPYRSNFLKALSRGEEVKEEDCLANVRQFLVNYTVTVDAIYEMYTNLNAELDYAV; from the exons ATGTCTCTCCTACTGGACAACCCGTTCCAGGAGCTGCCCCCGGACCGGGCGGTGGACACCGACCTGTTCCTGGAGACCGTGTCTCACATCCCGTCGTTCTTCG ACTGCTTGGGATCAACAGTGTTTTCAGTCATCAAATCTGACATTAATGGCAACATAACG AAAATCCGAGCAGTGTACCTCAAGGATCCTGCGAAGTACGTGACCCTGCAGGCCATCGTGGAGGCAGAGCGAGACGCCCACGGAGCACAATGGCCCAAGGTTGGAGCCACGCTGGCTCTGATGTGGCTGAAGAG GGGTCTCCGTTTCATACAGATCCTGCTGCAGAGCTTGGCGGACGGCGAGAGAGACGAGAACAACCCCAACCTGATACGGGTCAACATCACAAAGGCCTACGAACAGGCGCTGAAGAAGTACCACGGCTGGATCGTGCAAAAGATTTTCAGG ACCGCATTACTCGCCGCTCCCTACAGATCAAACTTCCTCAAGGCGCTGTcgaggggagaggaagtgaaagaggaggacTGTCTGGCAAACGTGCGTCAGTTCCTGGTGAATTACACCGTCACCGTAGACGCCATCTACGAGATGTACACAAATCTGAACGCAGAGCTGGACTACGCCGtttga
- the LOC118285586 gene encoding glycolipid transfer protein isoform X2, translated as MLLKKKRPLSENPSSVPQGSCEVRDPAGHRGGRARRPRSTMAQGWSHAGSDVAEEGLSCRGLRFIQILLQSLADGERDENNPNLIRVNITKAYEQALKKYHGWIVQKIFRTALLAAPYRSNFLKALSRGEEVKEEDCLANVRQFLVNYTVTVDAIYEMYTNLNAELDYAV; from the exons AtgctactaaaaaaaaaaaggccactttCAGAAAATCCGAGCAGTGTACCTCAAGGATCCTGCGAAGTACGTGACCCTGCAGGCCATCGTGGAGGCAGAGCGAGACGCCCACGGAGCACAATGGCCCAAGGTTGGAGCCACGCTGGCTCTGATGTGGCTGAAGAG GGTCTTTCCTGCAGGGGTCTCCGTTTCATACAGATCCTGCTGCAGAGCTTGGCGGACGGCGAGAGAGACGAGAACAACCCCAACCTGATACGGGTCAACATCACAAAGGCCTACGAACAGGCGCTGAAGAAGTACCACGGCTGGATCGTGCAAAAGATTTTCAGG ACCGCATTACTCGCCGCTCCCTACAGATCAAACTTCCTCAAGGCGCTGTcgaggggagaggaagtgaaagaggaggacTGTCTGGCAAACGTGCGTCAGTTCCTGGTGAATTACACCGTCACCGTAGACGCCATCTACGAGATGTACACAAATCTGAACGCAGAGCTGGACTACGCCGtttga